The window GTCGTGCCCGGCGAGGAGATATACGCCATCGGCCGGCCCGACCGACTTCGCAAACTGGAGGCTGCGGGGGCCGCGGCGAGCGGTGCGGCACCGGAGACGACGGTCGAAGAGTAGTCGTTACACCCAAACCGACTGCCCCCCGAGTAGGGGTATGGCCGACGAGGACGAACCTATCGACCCGAGCGAAATCGGTGAAGGGGATGCACCGCCCGTCGAGGAAGCGCCCTACAAGATAATCTTCGAGGCGAACAAGTGTATTGCGGCGGGCAAATGCGCCGAGGTATCCGGGAACTGGGAGATGGATATCACCACCGGCATCGCCAAGCCGGACGTCTACTTCTTCGACGAGTCGGACCTCGACCACAACGTCCGTGCTGCAGAGGTATGTCCGGCGAAGAAGGACCGCGGGGTC of the Natronomonas halophila genome contains:
- a CDS encoding ferredoxin yields the protein MADEDEPIDPSEIGEGDAPPVEEAPYKIIFEANKCIAAGKCAEVSGNWEMDITTGIAKPDVYFFDESDLDHNVRAAEVCPAKKDRGVIHVIDRRTNEEIAPDPNGDGTLSVDW